The segment tggtccgtcaaaatgaggaaagggtgttgagccccctcaagccagtgcctccacacctttagagcctgtaccacggctaacagctccctgtgtcccctacgtcatagttccgctccgccggactgagcttcttagaataaaaagcacaggggcggagtttaggtggcgcgccagaccgttgtgaaagcacggctcctaaaccggcctctgacgcgtccacctctacctggaacggcaaagagggatccggatgcgccagcaccggggccgaggtaaacaggtccttcagcctcccaaacgccctgtccgcctcggccgaccactgcagacgcaccggaccccccttcaacagagacgtgatgggagctgccacctgtccaaaacccccggataaacctcctgtagtaatttgcaaaccccaaaaactgctgcacctctttcacagtggttggtgtttgccaattacgcacggccgacacccggtctacctccatcttcacccctgacgcagacaactgataacccaaaaaggagaccgactctggaaaaacagacacttctctgccttcacatacaggtcgtgctccaccagcctccgcaacactctacgcaccagggccacatgctcgacacgggtaggcgagtacacgagaatgtcatcaatgtacacaaccaccccctgcccctgcatgtccctgaagatctcatccacgaatgattggaaaactgacggagcgttcatcaacccgtatggcatgaccagatactcgtaatggcccgaggtggtactaaaggctgtcttccattcatcaccctccctgatgcgcaccaagttgtacgcgctcctgagatctaatttcgtgaagaaacgcgccccatgcaacgactcagtcatggtcgcaatcagcgggagtggataactgtacttcaccgtaatctgattgagaccacggtaatcgatgcacgggcgcaaaccaccatcctttttcttcacaaaaaagaaactcgaggacgcaggggaagtggaaggccgtatgtatccttgtctcagagattcgtctatgtaaatctccatagctttcttctcctcctgagacagaggatacacatggctccgtgggagcgcagctcctgcctggaggtctattgcacaatctccctgcctatggggtggcaaccgcgtcgccctcgccttactaaacgcaatagccaaatccccatactcagggggaacgtgcaatgcgggcacctggtttggactctccaccgaggtagcccccctacggaaacgcccaaacatctacccacacactgagcagaccactccatcagagccctctcttgccacgaaatagctgggttatgggtactcaaccagggcatgcccagcaccaccggatacgcaggagagtcaatcaggaacagctgaatcatctcctgatgactcccctgcgcacacatcctaagtggcgccgtgacctccctgattaagcccgtacccaacggacgactatctagggcatgaacggggaaaggaacatcaacaggaataaggggaatccctaacgctaaacaaaactttttatcaataaaattcccagccgcgcctgaatctaccagcgccttatgctgggaatgaggtgctacctgtggaaaacgcacaggcatccaaaaatgggcaacagtgagctctgggtgagtggggcgcctactcacctggagggaatccccagtgcgggacctgtcgtcatcctccctaggaggccatccccagcacctagccgcggtgtgtcctccccgaccacagttggtgcagtggatggaccccctaaccaaccgactcctcctctctctagcgccagcgcccccgagctccataggacacggctcggaggcgctggagggtgaaatggacggacccctctcaggacgtccgcgggtggccaataggttatccagcctgatggacatgtcgaccagctggtcgaaagagagactggtgtccctacaagccagctcccgacggccgtcctctcgtaggctacatctgtatagatcgacgagggcccgctcattccaccctgcatctgccgctagagtacggaattcgagagcgaattcttgggcactcctcctcccctgccggaggaagaccagacgctcccccgccgctttcccctccgggggatggtcaaacaccgccctgaagcggcgggagaactcgttgtaGGTGATCGTctcggcgtcgatcttcctccactccgcgttggcccattccaacgccttccccggacaggcaggagatcagggcggacacgctttcatgcccgagggtgccgggtgtacggtggccaggtatagctccacctggaggaggaatccctgacacccagccgcggttccgtcgtaggccctcgggagagagagTCGGATTCCTCGGGGttctggcgctggaatgggcggactggccgatggtgctggcagtgagggaggtggtggaggcgctccccagcctcggagcgtggtgatcacctcctgcagggcggtccccatctgctgtatctggtcctgttgttcccggacctggacctccagtctcgtcggggctgcttcggctcctgctgattccttgtcgggtgtgtaattctgtcacgatgtttaaatggtgtggtgtggaatcaggcgcagaagcagatgtacagtccaacaagactttactagagagcaaaataatccaaaaacggcctgaggccaaacagacgcacacaggcgtcaaacacgagcgcacaaacacagggcgcaaaaactctcctcaaccgaggaggaagctaatcgttactggcgtaccgaaacacgggtaacgcacaaacacctgacacgaaacaattacacacaacactacactaacaacaaggaaactaaatagggtgcttaatgagacataacacaagacaggtgtggctaacagacaaaactaatcaaacaggaaacatggaacatacaacggtggcagctagaattccggagacgacgaacgccgaaacctgcccgaacaagggagagaggcagcctcggccgaaaccgtgacaataagccatgtctatgtcctggaaagtttgctgttacttacaacaatcatgctaatcacattagcacacgttagctcaaccgtcctgtatacgggacaccgatcccgtagaagttaacaagtcacataatgagttgcatggaatctgtgtgcaataatagtgtttaacatgatttttttatgactacctcatctctgtaccccacacatacaattatctgtaaggatGGGGTGAATAACAGGGCATTATCTGATTGTCGTATTTTGCTGATGATTGTTAAATTGTAAAAAAAATGCCAATAATTATAttgtaaaaaaagaaataaaattatctgtaaggtccctcagtcgagcaatgcatttcaaacacagattcaaccacaaagaccaaggaggttttccaattcctCGCAAAGAATGTCACCTagtggtagatgggtaaaaaaaaaagcaaacattgaatattcctttgagcatggtgaagttattaattacactttggatggtgtattaacacacccagtcactacaaagatacaggcatccttcctaattcagttgccagagaggaaggaaaccactcagggatttcaccatgaggccaatggtgactttaaaacagttaaagagtttaatggctgtgataggagaaaactgaagatggatggATCGTGACTGGCACTGTCTATTCTGTCTTACACTTATGGGACAAATTACAGGCCAAATACAACACAGACACAGGTCAGACAAATGTGACAAAGATACAGTTTGGGAAAGCCAGTGTTTATTCACAACAGTAAGACTTATTTATAAAAATGACATATAGAAAAGCATCCATTTCTGCTTCTCTTTCTCCTAGTCCTGTCCTCCCTCATTTCTTGCCGGCAACCTTCAGGATGTGGAGCTGGTAGATCTGTTCACAGGCGATGGAAAGGCCCACCACCAGAGAGACAAACTCCTCGAAGTTCACCTTCCCATCACCATTCTGGTCCAGATCCTTCATGATTTTGTCTATGGCGGCTGGGTCCTTCTGGGACTGAGAGGGAAGGTGAGATGgaggagatgaagagagtgagtaagagagagagagagagcgagagagagtaagagagcgcgagagagagcgagggagaacgagagagagcgagagagagagagagcgagcgagagagagagagagcgagcgagagagagagagagagagagtgcaaaagatgggaggaggggagaggaagttAGATTGACTTTGGATACTCTTTATTCTAACAAAGTGAGAGAGAAATCATAACGAGAGGGAAAGGGAGTGAGATGAGCAACAGAGAGAAAGTGTAGAGGGACAGTGAGATaaaaacagagggatagaaaagagagagagagattaatgtATCTGGTACCTTGAGGAAGCTGGCCAGTTCTGTTTGCATGAGTTCTTTCAGCTCCTTGTTGCTCAGTGTGTTTCTGTCACCGTCCTTGTCGGCATAGCGATGGAACACCGTGATCAGGGACTCCATGGATCTCTCCAACTCAGACGGCATGACGGCAGAGATATTGATAcactggggaggggagagagagggaggggggagattggaggggagagagcgagggaggggaggggagagagggagggaggggagagggtgggatggtgtAAATTACAGTGGCAAATACATAGTACAGAGAGTGTCTTGATGGCACTAATATGCGAACTAATAGCGAACTATCCCTTTGCAGCAAACTAACTAAAAATGCACATTTAGGGAGGATGGGAGTTGGCTTTCTTTGTCTCTGTAAGCACAGTCTTTGGCTGCTGTTACTTCCTGGCAATTAAACTGTCATCTTCCACTCCTTTACACATTCCCGCTACCTCTGACCCCTCCTCTTTCTTTTGGTGCCTCCCCCTTTCTTTGGGAACATCCAACATCCCTAGCTGTGTAGATTGTCCTTTAACCTCTGTCATAGCTTGACCCTGTGACACATCATTATAACTGTCAACGTT is part of the Coregonus clupeaformis isolate EN_2021a chromosome 28, ASM2061545v1, whole genome shotgun sequence genome and harbors:
- the LOC121542352 gene encoding protein S100-A1, giving the protein MPSELERSMESLITVFHRYADKDGDRNTLSNKELKELMQTELASFLKSQKDPAAIDKIMKDLDQNGDGKVNFEEFVSLVVGLSIACEQIYQLHILKVAGKK